Within Sorghum bicolor cultivar BTx623 chromosome 2, Sorghum_bicolor_NCBIv3, whole genome shotgun sequence, the genomic segment ccgtgCCCGGGGCGGCAGGGCCCGGGGGACGGAGGAGGTGGTTCCCGTACCTGGACGCGTTCCGGCCCGCGGCGGCCGGGGCCGCGGAGCTGTCCAGCGGGGAGGTCATCGAGGTGCTGGAGCCGCACATCCTCGAGGCGCGGCGGGACCGGATTCGGCGAGCCGTTGGCAACCGGAGCTACGCCGTTTGCCTTGTGGTGGAAGGCCTCTCCGACTTCGGCAACGTCTCGGCCGCGTTCCGCTCCGCCGACGCGCTCGGCGTGCAGTCCGTGCACGTCATATCCTGTGATAGCAGCAAAAGGTGCAGAGGTGAAGAGTGAAACTGGAATGCTACATATAACTTCACTTGCATTGTTGTTCATGTGGTGGGGTGGGAGTCTGGGTGCCTGGGTGTTACTCTGTACAGAGTTATCGATTACCACTACCTGTCGAAGTTAGTTGAACGAACTCAAAACTGTGAGTGGACTATGAGAATCCTTGTGTCTCTAGAGCCTATTTTCTCGAACAACAATCCTATGAAAAGATTTTAGGCTTGTGACTTGTAGAGAGGCACAGCTGCACATTGCACATCGGAGTTTACTTCCGAACTATTATCCACCAACTGTACCTTCCTCCAAACTTAGTAGTTTGCATAATACATTGCCTGCTCTATTTTGAGGCGCTGGATAGGTGATAGATATTGTTTCTGAGCTTGTGCATTTGTTGTACTTTATTCAATGAGCTTAAACTACATGATTGCTGGGAAATGATTGGTAGGCTATGCTGTTCCAATTTAGAACTGTGAAAACGACCCTACATAAACAGAACGATCTGCATTGTTACAGTTGCCAGATTGGCTACTGGATCTGTACTCTAAAAAAACTTGACCTGCAGGGGGGTAAGACAGCCCCCGGGCATTGCATTAAGAAGAAGACCTTCTCACACAGGTCGAGAAAACCCCACTGGATCTGTACTCTCACTCACTGGTTCTCAATTTGGATGGATCATGAATGTGACAAACCATACAGGAATAAGGATTTGCAGATTATTGCTATTCTAGTGTTTTCACAATCACAAGGATCTTGTGCTCTGCTTAGAACTTTTAGCATATAGGAGTATACCGAGGAGTTGTTAAACTAGATATCCATTAAGGTTGAAAATTCAAAAGTTTGACATTACATCCTTTGGAAATGATAGGTTCCACTCAAGTAAACTGTTCTTCCTCATTCAAATGCTTCTTTGCTTTTGCAGGTATAGAGACAACAGGCATGTGAGCATGGGTGCTGAGAAGTGGCTTGACATTGAGATATGGAACTCACCTGCAGAATGTTTCAGTGCATTAAAAAAGCGTGGTTATCGCATTGCGACCACTTATTTGGGAACTGATTCGGTATTTTTTTCCACTTTGGTATTTTTTCCCACTCAACATCTTTATCTATAGGTTTCCTTGGAAATCTATGATCCACTATTCTACATGAATTTCAGATGTTATGTGTCATTGAATGCACGACCATCTGTTGTTTTTCATGAAAAGCTGCAGTTATTTTGTACAGACAGTGAAAATAGTATGTCCAGTGATTTACAGAGACAAGATGCATCAATTAAAGAAAATATGTTCTGTCTATAGCCAGAGTATAAAGTTATGTGTGTCACAAATGGATTTTTGAAGTAAAATTAAGGACATATGTATCAGTTGTTCACCATTCATGAGGATTTAAGTTTTCTCACATATATATAAGTAATATGGTTGAGGGAATAATTATGTTCCAAATTTTCTTAGGTTTGTGTGTATGACATGGATTGGTCTCAACCAACAGCTATTGTTGTGGGCAATGAGCTTAGGTATGGGATGTTCCTTGTATCTGGATAGGCATTTTTGTTGAATTTACATTACATTTAGAAATAAGCACTCAGTTACTAGGTTGTGCTTTCTGTTGTATTTTTGCACGCCTTTATTTCTCAAAGCACATTTTTTTATGAAAACATTTCTTAGATCTGCTTACTAGTTGCGATGCAGTATTTGAGTCTACTAACATCACTTCCCATAGCTGAACATGTAGAAACAATTCAACACCTTTTGTTTAAGTGATTCGGAAACAACAATAAAAACATCAAATGATATAACATAGCACACTAATATGAATGACCATCTTAATACAGGCCATAAGTGCTAAAGATTTAAACAACAAAATCACTCTCAAAGCTAAACAAACAATATTTTATAACCAAACTCTTAAAAGACCCAATGAATAATTCTTTATTATACAAGATTAAAATCATTTAAATAACTATATCAAGTGCATGATGTGCTGCTCCTCTTGCAAAAGGAGTAGCATATGTTCCCCGGTTTATAGGCTAGCTGCAGTGCCATGAATTAGACATTGTATATCATGTAAACATGTTCTGTATTCTGGCCTTGAAGTTTTGAATCCACAAATCAGGATTTCATATATGCTAGATTAGAAAGTTCTAAGTACCTGATTTTGGAGAGTAGTAGCATAGGCATTTATTTTCCATCATGATATGTAGATTAGCTGATGCATTAATATTTCACTGCACAATGAAAGTTGGGTATTAACTAATTCTTTGGTGGCAGGGGTATAAGTGATGATGCCCTAGAGCTATCAGATTTGCACTGTAGTGTTCCAATGAAAGGCATGGTCGATTCGTTTAATGTATCTGTTGCAGCTGGAATCCTCATGCACCATGCTGTTTGTGATAGAGTTTCCCGCCTGGTAAGTGCACTTTCTTCATTCTAGTATCATCATACCTATAGAAGGCATCATAACCTCAATCCACTATAAGCAAAGTTCTATCTATCATCATATGGTACTGCTACCTCTGGCTTCCAAGTTTCAgccaagaaaaagaaaactcgTTGTTTTATCTTTGAACTTTACAATAATAGTGCTCATAGCGTCATACCTTTGTTACCAAGGCCTGTTTATAGACCAAAGACCACTTGGTCCTGCTTTTATTGAAAGCAACAGAAGTCACCTCCACCTCACTAGGAGCAACAGGCCTCTTTAGCTTTGCTTAAATTTATGCCAGTCACTTGTGCTGTTTAATCTATTCTATGTCTGATTAGGCTGTTTAAGATAAGTTGAATCTTGCAGAGAGCAGCCTCTACGATATTGTCAGAGCCATATATTGTTGTTCCAATCCATATATTTTGTATGCTAAATGCACCTCCAAATGAGACAATTCTGGATTAATATTTGCTGTAAGCTAGCCCTTAACTGTCAGCAATGTTTTCAAATCGTCTCGTCGTATGACCCTGATCAGCCGATTAATTGTGTTTTTTAGTCGTCAATCAGGTCCGATTGGTCAGTGACTAGTCTGTTAGTCCAGCAACATAGTTGTCCTGCCTACTTGCCTTGCTACCAAGGAtgtatactagtaaataaatagAATGATTTAGTTAAGTagttaagggcctgtttagcaCAGCTGCACAGCTCATATAAGTACTGCTACTAGACTACAGCACCAGTGCGCAGCTGCACAGTGCACAAAGACATTATCTTGAATTTGTAAAGAACGTAAGCATCAAGCATGGTCACTTATGGGCTAAAAACAGAAGGCCCAGTGCCCAAGTGCCCAATTGCCCCCAGCCCATATGTTTCTTTCTGTGGCTAGTAGTCCGTGAGCTAACTGGATGACTAATCATGATTAGTCGGACGATCAGATTTAAGTTGTCACTAGTTGCCTCAGAGTGATGACTTAATAGTTAATAATACTGGCTGTCAGCATCTTATGTTTGGTGTTTTTTCAGGGCCATCACGGTGATCTCTTACCTGAAGAAAATAGAATATTGCTTGCTGAGTTCTATCTGCGACATAGAGAAAGCACGGCTACTATAGTTCATGAATATGCCAAAAGGAAGGCAGAAAATTTTATGGCCAGACTTTGAGAACATCCTGATGCCTACTAACGCATAGTGTCAGCGAAGAAATGTGTTTGGCATTCAAGTGTTGGATTATCTGGTGCATTTTTCTAACGAAAAACGAGGTGGTGACTTTTTTTAACCATTCAGGGCAGCTTCTTCGTTTAATCAATTTTTATACTCAGTGTTCACTTTTTGTTTGCACACAAATTCTGAATTACAAATTTTCTGAATTTTGTATGAAGGCTATTTTTCTGGAGAGTACTGTTAGGCTACTTGGGTCTTCAATTGATCGAGACGATGATTCCCACCAGATTGCTGGCAAGACTAGGACCCAAACCCAACAATCGAGCAGAGTTGTCAACAGTTACTCATACGGTTTTCAGTGACATGGACTTTTGCTCCCAATTCCCAAATTAGACGTTAACTATGTATAAGTTTTTGTTAGGATGGAAGCTTAATATGTTTCCACTTGTTTTTCACAAATGTTGGCAATGTTCCAAGCTCCATGTCCAACTGACCGTTAGGACCGGAAGCTGGTACAACAGTATTATCAGTATAACTATTGTCCTCTGGAGGGCTGAGAACTTGAGATGTTCTATGTATGAAGGTGCCGTGTAAAAGAGCTCCACTTTGTCCACGCGAGGATGATGCGTTTGTAACGCAAAGCTGTGCAACTGGTTACGGTGGAATGGCGTCTTTAATCTCGCCACCAAACTCTGCTAGGGAAAGCTACGGACAAGGGCCCCTTGCTCCTTGGGTGTCGAGTGCAAATTGCCAAGCTGACGGCTCAAGTGGTCAAGTGGGCTGTACTCTATTTGTTCGCTTGCCTGACTGCTTGGCCGGGGTGATCGCAGCAGGATAGCAAGTTGCCCGGGGGCATGGCAGGAAATTTGGTGCGGGTcgtacataggccttgtttagtttcaaaaaattttgcaaaattgacactgtagtaatttcgtttgtatttgacaaatattgtccaatcatggactaactagactcaaaagattcgtcttgtcaattttgaccaaactgtgtaattagtttttatttttgtctatatttaatactccatgcatgcgtctaaagattcgatgtgacggggaatctgaaaaattttgcaaaattttttgggaactaaacaaggccatagtaatAGTTGCTGAAAAAGACACGGTTCTGTGTAGTTCTATGCAAAGCACTAAACGATGCTCGAACGGCTAGAGCAAAGTCGTGAAAGCTGTCTGTAAAAGACAACCtaataagaaaaaaagaaagttggaacaactttgtgcCGGTTAAGTGGTTGAAAACAAGGATCTTGGCCGGTCATCCTTGATATTTGCGTTAATGAACAGATTTCATGGTCGCTATATTTTTTTAGAGAACATACAACGTGATCTGTAAATCGAGACGAATACGTTGTTGAGTAGCTGCATATGAAGAAAATCCATCAATTAACTCATGGGGAACATGAAAGATAACAAGAGGGATACGATCATCTTTTTTTATCGCTTCACACTCATACCATAGACGCAAACACACTTGCGTGTTCGTACTCAAAAAAAGAAGATCGCGTgtattctattttttttttaaaaatctaAAAAGAAATATGCTACACCAAGATTTAAACACTAGTGGATAGCATCACACTAGATAGCCATACCATTGGGCCACAAGCCCATTCACGAGAGATACGATCATCGAAGTCCACGTCCAAGTCGGACGCCGACTGGCGCAGGGGCGTTTCCGTAACCCCGCGCCCCGCCCGGTCGCTTCCGCCGTGCCCGTCCCCGCATCGCGCCTCGGACAGCTGGACCCTGCCCGGTCACGGCCCCGCGTGGATGGTCGGTTCTGCCCTTGGCCCCCTCGCGGGCGCGGCGCACGCATCCGTCTGGTGCCTATCTGGTGCGGCTCGATCCGGCCCGACGATTCCGATCCCCCTCCCGTCCGTCCTTCCTTCCCGTCTCGGTCTCTCGCTCTCCACGCCGGCGACCGGAGAAGGGGCAGCGCGCGCAGGCGACGCCCACGGCGACGGAGACGGCGAATCGTTCCCCTCGCGCGCCGGCTTCGGCCCAGCCCCGCGGCGACGCTCCAGGTAAGCCTCGGTTCGCCGTCGCTCTGTATCTCCCGCGGGAATGGATGCGCAACGCGTGTTCAATGGCGTCACCGTCACCCTATGCTACTTGGCCGCGAGCCCCGTCTCCTCCTCTTGTCGAGTGGAGAATGCCGAGATGACTGGAGCTGGCGCTCGAGTAGCGCTTATGCGGTGCCGCGCGCGAAGAATTGCACCTGGGTATAACCTGTCGAGGAGCTCCCGATCCACGCATGCCGGGAGAACCCCGCACGCTGAGCAAGCGAGCGCCTGCACTGCCTGCTATGTCTGATTGACCGTAGTCGCTTGCTGCCCGCAGCTAGTACATGCAGGCTGCGCCTCTAGGTTTCCTAGGCGACATTGGGTTCACCTAGGAAGCATTTCGTGCTGTTGGTTCGAGCTTTACAAGTGATAGTGAAATGTTGTTTTTTCAGATTTATGAGTGACAGACTTTTCCTGCGCTTATGCCATTCCTATGAATTTTCTTTGATTGCCAGCACTGGTAATCAGTCAATGATAACTGTCTGATAATTTAACATCACCATTTCTGTAAAACAGGATTGAAGGGGGCATGAGAAGGTGGACATTGTTGCTCTAGTGATTTGATTACCGGAGATGGTGTTGGTGGCAAAGCAGCACCGCTGCACACACTCTGCGAGCTGCGTTTGCATCAAGGGCCACCTCAGTGAGGATGCTCTGTACCTCGTCTTCAAGCACATGAACTGGAACCCGAGGCTGATTGCTATCCTGTCATGTGTGTGCAAGTGGTTTGACGAGGTTGCCAAGCAGGTGCTGTGGAAGGAGTTCTGTAATGCGAGGGCTCCGAAGATGATGCTGGATTTGCATTCAGGTGGCAGCCACATTGTTGATGGGAACTGGAAAGCGCTGGGGAAGCTGCTCATCTATTGCAATGGCTGCACAAAAGGGGGACTGTTTAATAACATCCATGTTCCAGGCCATTTTGTGTTCAGGACACGCTTTTCTAGGACTGCAGGCAGGAGTTTCCTGCCTCTGCCATGCAAGTCTGACGTCCTTTATGTGTCAGATCCATGCGAGCATCTTGATCAGGGGGAAGAAGGTGACTTGGGTTTCTTCCGAGGCATCTTTAAGTCATTCGCCACTTCAAGGGTAAAGAAGATGTTGATTGAGAAGCGGGCTAGGTTTCATCCAACGGAGTTGTGCCCTTATTGTAAGGCCAAGCTATGGAACATGTTCCAAGAAAATATGATTCCAAGGAGTGCTTCCGCTAGGTTGGGTGCCtatgatgattctgttgagtATTTTGTATGCCTGAATGGACATGTTATTGGACTTGGTACCCTGCTACCACTCTCAGACTCAGAGGAGGCAGCAGATGAGTAATCATCAAGAACGTGAATCAGGTATCATATATTTTCTGTTGATTATTTGTGAAGAATAGATAGATTCTTATATGATGtattaaa encodes:
- the LOC8060635 gene encoding uncharacterized protein LOC8060635; translated protein: MATRALSVSSLASTAFASLPRPGRPSSPSPPLLRLVAPRPRASSLSTSAAAAAAAPDDEDGVDTVEQLLHPRPPAAGSRVRIDRLMKLQRRADGDPVPGAAGPGGRRRWFPYLDAFRPAAAGAAELSSGEVIEVLEPHILEARRDRIRRAVGNRSYAVCLVVEGLSDFGNVSAAFRSADALGVQSVHVISCDSSKRYRDNRHVSMGAEKWLDIEIWNSPAECFSALKKRGYRIATTYLGTDSVCVYDMDWSQPTAIVVGNELRGISDDALELSDLHCSVPMKGMVDSFNVSVAAGILMHHAVCDRVSRLGHHGDLLPEENRILLAEFYLRHRESTATIVHEYAKRKAENFMARL
- the LOC8078998 gene encoding EID1-like F-box protein 2 isoform X2, whose amino-acid sequence is MVLVAKQHRCTHSASCVCIKGHLSEDALYLVFKHMNWNPRLIAILSCVCKWFDEVAKQVLWKEFCNARAPKMMLDLHSGGSHIVDGNWKALGKLLIYCNGCTKGGLFNNIHVPGHFVFRTRFSRTAGRSFLPLPCKSDVLYVSDPCEHLDQGEEGDLGFFRGIFKSFATSRVKKMLIEKRARFHPTELCPYCKAKLWNMFQENMIPRSASARLGAYDDSVEYFVCLNGHVIGLGTLLPLSDSEEAADE